A single Lemur catta isolate mLemCat1 chromosome 20, mLemCat1.pri, whole genome shotgun sequence DNA region contains:
- the FBXO31 gene encoding F-box only protein 31 isoform X2, which yields MREYGVCENLRKLEITGVSCRDVYAKRINPRVKSGRFMKILPDYEHMEYRDVYTCLLHRYRHILGLWQPDIGPYGGLLNVVVDGLFIIGWMYLPPHDPHVDDPMRFKPLFRIHLMERKSATVECMYGHKGPHNGHIQIVKKDEFSTKCNQTDHHRMSGGRQEEFRTWLREEWGRTLEDIFHEHMQELILMKFIYTSQYDNCLTYRRIYLPPSHPDDLIKPGLFKGTYGSHGLEIVMLSFHGRRARGTKITGDPNIPAGQQTVEIDLRHRIQLPDVENLRNFNELSRIVLEVRERVRQEQQEGGREAGEDHGQQDSREPPPPGGELDGAPAEDGGKPGDAAAEAEQPGQAGQGQPFVLPVGVSSRNEDYPRTCRMCFYGTGLIAGHGFTSPERTPGVFILFDENRFGFVWLELKSFSLYSRVQATFRNADAPSPQAFDEMLKNIQALTS from the exons AGTACGGTGTCTGTGAAAACTTGCGGAAACTGGAGATCACGGGCGTGTCCTGTCGGGACGTGTATGCGAAGC GTATAAACCCACGCGTGAAGTCGGGACGTTTTATGAAAATCCTCCCTGATTACGAGCACATGGAGTACAGAGATGTGTACACCTGCC TGCTTCACCGGTACAGACACATTCTGGGACTGTGGCAGCCGGACATCGGGCCCTACGGGGGACTCCTGAACGTGGTG GTGGACGGCCTGTTCATCATCGGCTGGATGTACCTGCCCCCCCACGACCCGCATGTGGATGACCCGATGCGATTCAAGCCTCTCTTCAGAATCCACCTGATGGAGAGGAAGTCCGCCACGGTGGAGTGCATGTACGGCCACAAGGGGCCCCACAATGGCCACATCCAG ATTGTGAAGAAGGACGAGTTCTCCACCAAGTGCAACCAGACGGACCACCACAGGATGTCTGGCGggaggcaggag GAGTTCCGGACGTGGCTGAGGGAGGAGTGGGGGCGCACGCTGGAGGACATCTTCCACGAGCACATGCAGGAGCTGATCCTGATGAAGTTCATCTACACCAGCCAGTACGA TAACTGCCTGACCTACCGCCGCATCTACCTGCCGCCCAGCCACCCGGACGACCTCATCAAGCCCGGCCTGTTCAAGGGCACCTACGGCAGCCACGGCCTGGAGATCGTGATGCTCAGCTTCCACGGCCGGCGCGCCAGGGGCACCAAGATCACG GGCGACCCCAACATCCCCGCCGGGCAGCAGACGGTGGAGATCGACCTGAGGCACCGCATCCAGCTGCCCGACGTGGAGAACCTCCGCAACTTCAACGAGCTCTCGCGCATCGTCCTGGAGGTCCGAGAGCGGGTGCGCCAGGAGCAGCAGGAAGGTGGGCGAGAGGCGGGCGAGGACCACGGCCAGCAGGACTCACgggagccgccgccgcccggtGGGGAGCTGGACGGGGCACCTGCCGAGGACGGTGGGAAGCCTGGGGATGCGGCGGCCGAGGCTGAGCAGCCCGGCCAGGCCGGGCAGGGGCAGCCATTTGTGCTGCCGGTCGGCGTGAGCTCCAGGAACGAGGATTATCCCCGCACCTGCAGGATGTG TTTCTATGGCACCGGCCTCATCGCTGGCCACGGCTTCACCAGTCCCGAACGCACCCCCGGGGTCTTCATCCTCTTCGACGAGAACCGTTTTGGGTTCGTGTGGCTGGAGCTGAAATCCTTCAGCCTGTACAGCCGGGTCCAGGCCACCTTCCGGAACGCAGATGCACCGTCCCCACAGGCCTTCGACGAGATGCTCAAGAACATTCAGGCCCTCACCTCCTGA
- the C20H16orf95 gene encoding uncharacterized protein C16orf95 homolog, with the protein MEPGGPQGKVATLTVKNRSQEIRAGMPGSILLLLWVDRAQHAEALRARPHRLLSLQGTEPPAGTPAGPPGPVRRTRKSTFQTFRKEVCLTYHSMYPGPCAALREPTCCECQTRFGGRLPVPRAEAALPYWVPQSLRPRKPIAKRVRFHIPQTTKMCPCPCHRFGGHLPVPRDQAAMPYWVPRVLRSQKQVARRQRSARGIQETLLDSSSQHNCWQVCCGDRHLLLRWQQLQALHQDRPPAPGQGASAPAPLLPMGLGFLVLLQAVLRVIVAIRQIFWV; encoded by the exons ATGGAGCCAGGGGGCCCTCAAGGAAAG GTCGCGACTTTAACGGTTAAAAACCGGAGCCAAGAAATCCGAGCAGGGATGCCTGGGAGCATCTTGTTGCTCTTGTGGGTGGACCGCGCGCAGCACGCTGAG GCTCTGCGCGCCCGGCCCCACCGCCTTCTCTCCTTGCAGGGGACGGAGCCTCCGGCTGGGACGCCCGCGGGCCCCCCGGGGCCGGTCCGCCGGACACG gaagaGCACATTTCAAACCTTCAGGAAAGAAGTGTGCCTCACATATCATTCG ATGTACCCTGGCCCCTGCGCTGCTCTCCGGGAGCCCACCTGCTGTGAGTGCCAGACCAGATTCGGAGGCCGCCTGCCCGTGCCCAGGGCTGAGGCAGCTCTGCCTTACTGGGTCCCTCAGTCCCTGAGACCCCGAAAGCCG ATTGCAAAGAGGGTCCGGTTTCATATCCCCCAAACCACCAAGATGTGCCCCTGCCCGTGCCACCGCTTTGGGGGCCACCTCCCAGTGCCCAGGGACCAGGCAGCGATGCCCTACTGGGTGCCCCGGGTCCTGAGGTCACAGAAGCAG GTGGCGAGGAGGCAGCGGAGTGCTAGAGGTATCCAAG AAACCCTTCTGGACTCGAGTTCCCAGCACAACTGCTGGCAAGTCTGCTGCGGCGACAGGCACCTCCTGCTCAGGTGGCAGCAGCTCCAAGCCCTTCACCAGGACAGGCCACCTGCTCCAGGCCAGGGAGCCAGCGCCCCCGCCCCCCTGCTGCCCATGGGCCTTGGCTTTCTCGTACTCCTCCAGGCCGTGCTGAGGGTCATCGTGGCCATTCG CCAGATTTTTTGGGTTTGA
- the FBXO31 gene encoding F-box only protein 31 isoform X3: MKILPDYEHMEYRDVYTCLLHRYRHILGLWQPDIGPYGGLLNVVVDGLFIIGWMYLPPHDPHVDDPMRFKPLFRIHLMERKSATVECMYGHKGPHNGHIQIVKKDEFSTKCNQTDHHRMSGGRQEEFRTWLREEWGRTLEDIFHEHMQELILMKFIYTSQYDNCLTYRRIYLPPSHPDDLIKPGLFKGTYGSHGLEIVMLSFHGRRARGTKITGDPNIPAGQQTVEIDLRHRIQLPDVENLRNFNELSRIVLEVRERVRQEQQEGGREAGEDHGQQDSREPPPPGGELDGAPAEDGGKPGDAAAEAEQPGQAGQGQPFVLPVGVSSRNEDYPRTCRMCFYGTGLIAGHGFTSPERTPGVFILFDENRFGFVWLELKSFSLYSRVQATFRNADAPSPQAFDEMLKNIQALTS; this comes from the exons ATGAAAATCCTCCCTGATTACGAGCACATGGAGTACAGAGATGTGTACACCTGCC TGCTTCACCGGTACAGACACATTCTGGGACTGTGGCAGCCGGACATCGGGCCCTACGGGGGACTCCTGAACGTGGTG GTGGACGGCCTGTTCATCATCGGCTGGATGTACCTGCCCCCCCACGACCCGCATGTGGATGACCCGATGCGATTCAAGCCTCTCTTCAGAATCCACCTGATGGAGAGGAAGTCCGCCACGGTGGAGTGCATGTACGGCCACAAGGGGCCCCACAATGGCCACATCCAG ATTGTGAAGAAGGACGAGTTCTCCACCAAGTGCAACCAGACGGACCACCACAGGATGTCTGGCGggaggcaggag GAGTTCCGGACGTGGCTGAGGGAGGAGTGGGGGCGCACGCTGGAGGACATCTTCCACGAGCACATGCAGGAGCTGATCCTGATGAAGTTCATCTACACCAGCCAGTACGA TAACTGCCTGACCTACCGCCGCATCTACCTGCCGCCCAGCCACCCGGACGACCTCATCAAGCCCGGCCTGTTCAAGGGCACCTACGGCAGCCACGGCCTGGAGATCGTGATGCTCAGCTTCCACGGCCGGCGCGCCAGGGGCACCAAGATCACG GGCGACCCCAACATCCCCGCCGGGCAGCAGACGGTGGAGATCGACCTGAGGCACCGCATCCAGCTGCCCGACGTGGAGAACCTCCGCAACTTCAACGAGCTCTCGCGCATCGTCCTGGAGGTCCGAGAGCGGGTGCGCCAGGAGCAGCAGGAAGGTGGGCGAGAGGCGGGCGAGGACCACGGCCAGCAGGACTCACgggagccgccgccgcccggtGGGGAGCTGGACGGGGCACCTGCCGAGGACGGTGGGAAGCCTGGGGATGCGGCGGCCGAGGCTGAGCAGCCCGGCCAGGCCGGGCAGGGGCAGCCATTTGTGCTGCCGGTCGGCGTGAGCTCCAGGAACGAGGATTATCCCCGCACCTGCAGGATGTG TTTCTATGGCACCGGCCTCATCGCTGGCCACGGCTTCACCAGTCCCGAACGCACCCCCGGGGTCTTCATCCTCTTCGACGAGAACCGTTTTGGGTTCGTGTGGCTGGAGCTGAAATCCTTCAGCCTGTACAGCCGGGTCCAGGCCACCTTCCGGAACGCAGATGCACCGTCCCCACAGGCCTTCGACGAGATGCTCAAGAACATTCAGGCCCTCACCTCCTGA
- the FBXO31 gene encoding F-box only protein 31 isoform X4 codes for MYLPPHDPHVDDPMRFKPLFRIHLMERKSATVECMYGHKGPHNGHIQIVKKDEFSTKCNQTDHHRMSGGRQEEFRTWLREEWGRTLEDIFHEHMQELILMKFIYTSQYDNCLTYRRIYLPPSHPDDLIKPGLFKGTYGSHGLEIVMLSFHGRRARGTKITGDPNIPAGQQTVEIDLRHRIQLPDVENLRNFNELSRIVLEVRERVRQEQQEGGREAGEDHGQQDSREPPPPGGELDGAPAEDGGKPGDAAAEAEQPGQAGQGQPFVLPVGVSSRNEDYPRTCRMCFYGTGLIAGHGFTSPERTPGVFILFDENRFGFVWLELKSFSLYSRVQATFRNADAPSPQAFDEMLKNIQALTS; via the exons ATGTACCTGCCCCCCCACGACCCGCATGTGGATGACCCGATGCGATTCAAGCCTCTCTTCAGAATCCACCTGATGGAGAGGAAGTCCGCCACGGTGGAGTGCATGTACGGCCACAAGGGGCCCCACAATGGCCACATCCAG ATTGTGAAGAAGGACGAGTTCTCCACCAAGTGCAACCAGACGGACCACCACAGGATGTCTGGCGggaggcaggag GAGTTCCGGACGTGGCTGAGGGAGGAGTGGGGGCGCACGCTGGAGGACATCTTCCACGAGCACATGCAGGAGCTGATCCTGATGAAGTTCATCTACACCAGCCAGTACGA TAACTGCCTGACCTACCGCCGCATCTACCTGCCGCCCAGCCACCCGGACGACCTCATCAAGCCCGGCCTGTTCAAGGGCACCTACGGCAGCCACGGCCTGGAGATCGTGATGCTCAGCTTCCACGGCCGGCGCGCCAGGGGCACCAAGATCACG GGCGACCCCAACATCCCCGCCGGGCAGCAGACGGTGGAGATCGACCTGAGGCACCGCATCCAGCTGCCCGACGTGGAGAACCTCCGCAACTTCAACGAGCTCTCGCGCATCGTCCTGGAGGTCCGAGAGCGGGTGCGCCAGGAGCAGCAGGAAGGTGGGCGAGAGGCGGGCGAGGACCACGGCCAGCAGGACTCACgggagccgccgccgcccggtGGGGAGCTGGACGGGGCACCTGCCGAGGACGGTGGGAAGCCTGGGGATGCGGCGGCCGAGGCTGAGCAGCCCGGCCAGGCCGGGCAGGGGCAGCCATTTGTGCTGCCGGTCGGCGTGAGCTCCAGGAACGAGGATTATCCCCGCACCTGCAGGATGTG TTTCTATGGCACCGGCCTCATCGCTGGCCACGGCTTCACCAGTCCCGAACGCACCCCCGGGGTCTTCATCCTCTTCGACGAGAACCGTTTTGGGTTCGTGTGGCTGGAGCTGAAATCCTTCAGCCTGTACAGCCGGGTCCAGGCCACCTTCCGGAACGCAGATGCACCGTCCCCACAGGCCTTCGACGAGATGCTCAAGAACATTCAGGCCCTCACCTCCTGA